In the genome of Dyadobacter fermentans DSM 18053, the window CACCGCCACACGTCCCGAGCGAACGAATTCGAGGATTTCGTGCGGTTTGATATAGTCGAAAAATTCAAAGATCTCTTCCTCGGTACCCGTCTTCTGGATGATCACATACGTGAGGTGCCAGTACACGACCCACGCTTTGTAAGTCTTGTTAATGGTCTCGATATCGAGCGGTTTGGCGCCGATCGGCGTCGAAACCTTGAACAATGCGATCTCATTGTAAGCAATGTCCTCATTGAGATATCCGAAAACAGCGAGCACTTCGATGATCTTCCGGATCTGGCGGACCAGCTTCTCTACTGCCTCGCGCGACTCGCTTCGAATGACGATCGTGAAGCGGGAAATACCCTTACGCTCGGTTTCCGAAACAGTCAGGCTCTCGATATTGATCCTTCTCCGCGTGAAAATCGTCGTGATTTTGTTGAGAATACCAATGGAGTTCTCGGTGAAAACACAAATGGTGTATGATGTCATGATTCTTCCTCTTTTATATTATTCCAAACGGATATCGGCTACGCAAGCGCCCGTCGGCACCATCGGGAACACGTTTTCTTCTTTCTCAACAATTACTTCCAGCAGGTAAGGCTTGTCCGACGCCAGCATGGTGTCCAGCGACGCGTGCAGGTCCTCGCGTTTCGAGCAGGTGTGGCCATTGATGCCGAAACCTTTCGCAATGGTGATAAAATCAGGGTTTTGCAGCTCCACGAACGAGTAGCGTTTCTGGTGGAAAAGCTGTTGCCACTGGCGCACCATTCCGAGGAAGTTGTTATTCAAAATGATAATCTTCACCGGCAGGCCGCTCTGCGCGATCGTTCCCAGCTCCTGGATGGTCATCTGGAAGCAACCGTCGCCGATCATCGCCACCACCTCGCGGTCGGGTGCGCCTACTTTCGCTCCGAATGAGGCGGGCAGCGCGTAGCCCATTGTTCCCAAACCGCCCGATGTAATGAAAGAGCTTGGTTTTTTGAACTGGTAATAGCGCGCCGTCATCATCTGGTGCTGGCCCACGTCGGCCACGATCACCGCTTCGCCTTTGGTTTTGTCCGAAAGGGTGCGGATTACTTCGGCCATTTTGATCTTCTCCGTGGTCGGGGCCAGTTCCGGCTGGGTGATTTTCTCGTCCTCGATCGCGTCGTACTTCTTGAATTCCGCTTTCCAGGCTTCGTGATTATTCTCATTAACCAATGGAAGCAGCAACTCCAATGCTTTTTTGGCATCGCCCACCACCGGCGCGTCGGCTTTCACGATCTTATCGATTTCCGCCGGGTCGATTTCAATGTGGACAACTTTCGCCTGTTTCGCATAGCGGCTCAAATCGCCCGTTACGCGGTCGTCGAAACGCATTCCGACGGCGATAATGAGATCGCATTGGTTGGTGAGCACATTGGTACCGTAGTTACCGTGCATGCCCAGCCAGCCCACGTAGTTAGGATGGTCTACCGACACCGAGGAGAGCCCCAGCAATGTGGAAGCCGCCGGAATGTCGGTTTTTTCAATGAACTGGATTAATTCCTGCTCCGCGCCTGAGATCTGCACGCCATGACCGACGAACAGGAACGGGCGTTTCGCCTGGTTGATCAGCTTTGCCGCCGCCGCCAATTGCTCCTCTTTTGGTGCAACACGCGGGTGGTAGCTCAGCAAAGTTTCTGTTTTCTTATGTACGAAAGGCTTCGTCATCAGCTTCTGCTGCGCATCTTTCGTAATATCGATGAGCACCGGCCCCGGACGACCTGATTTCGCGATGTAGAATGCCTTTGCAATGATTTCAGGGATCTCATCCGCATTGGTAATCTGGTAATTCCATTTGGTGATCGGGATGGTGATGCCCATCACGTCGGTCTCCTGGAACGCGTCGGTACCCAGCAAATGCGACGCCACCTGACCGATAATGCAGACCATCGGCGTAGAGTCGATGATCGCGTCGGCGATGCCTGTCACGAGGTTGGTAGCACCCGGCCCGGAAGTAACCAGACACACGCCAACTTCACCCGAAATGCGGGCAAACCCTTCGGCTGCGTGGGCAGCGCCTTGCTCGTGGCGCACGAGAATGTGATCGATCTGGTCCTGATAGTCATAGATCGCATCGTACACCGGCATAATCGCCCCGCCCGGATACCCGAAGATGGTCTTCACCCCCTCGGCGATCAGCGACTGGATGACCGCATGCGAGCCATTGATCAGCTCCGGCTTGGCCACCGAAACCACCGGTTCCGCGGCCTGAATTGTTGCAGTTTGATTTTCATTAAATCCCATGACCTCTGTATTGTTTAGTCGGATGAATTTTCAAGATTTTCAATATCATTGATGTCCCTCGGCCTGCCTGCTGCCTTTTTGGCCTTAATCAGATCTTTGTAGTGTATTAATCTAATTTTTAAGCCTTCCACAACATAGTCAGCAGCATTTTGATACGCTTTATCAAATTCCAGCCCTTTCAATTTCGTGATCAGATCGATCGAAACCGGAACGCGGCCAAATGTGAAAACATCAAATGCCGGGTTTGAAAGGAAATTCTCTTCGGTCATATCAAATAGCGGCATCCCAAATTGCTCGAACGCGTTCGCGATTTTCTGATAGTTTCCCTTTGTCTTTCTTACCCAAATATCCATGTCGCCGGTTGTCCTCGAATAGCCATGCAGGATCACGGAATAGCCGCCGACAAGGATATATTCTACGTCACATTCGTTGAATGATTTCAAAAAATCCTGAAAATCATCATTGAAAATATTTCCCATTACATCGGGTGTTTTCGCATTGAAAAAACACTTCTGTCCATTCTGGGCGGGTTTTGCAAGTCAAACTGAAATGCAATGCTGTTCAGATAATGCGCTGCTTCCAACCTTTCTTTCAAAGTTTTCGGCTGGCTTTTCGCATAGTACTTTTCAGTCTCCGAATGCGTCCCGGCATGGAAGGCTGTTCTATCCAATTTGAATTTCCCTTCCGACATAATGATTCGTTTTTACGCTTCGTCCGTCACGCAGCCTTCGCTGGCCGACTTCACGGTTCTGATATATCTTCCCAGCATTCCTTTTGTAAAGCGTGGCGCGGGTTGTACCCAGGCGGCTTTGCGGGCTGCCATTTCTTCGTCGGAAATGTGCAGGGTCAGTACGCGGGTGTTGGCGTCGATGCTAATGCGGTCGCCGTCTTTTACCAATGCGATAGGGCCGCCGTCGAATGCTTCCGGGGTGATGTGACCTACCACGAAGCCGTGCGTGCCGCCCGAGAAACGACCGTCGGTGATCAACGCGATCTTGTCGCCCAATCCTGCACCCATTACGGCAGAGGTTGGTTTCAGCATTTCCGACATGCCCGGACCACCTTTCGGACCTGCATTGCGGATCACCACCACGTGGCCGGCTTTGATTTCGCCTTTGGCCAGCATATCGATGATCTCCGATTCGTGCTCGCACACTTTCGCTTCGCCGTCGAACGTCAGACCTTCCTTACCGGTGATT includes:
- the ilvN gene encoding acetolactate synthase small subunit, which produces MTSYTICVFTENSIGILNKITTIFTRRRINIESLTVSETERKGISRFTIVIRSESREAVEKLVRQIRKIIEVLAVFGYLNEDIAYNEIALFKVSTPIGAKPLDIETINKTYKAWVVYWHLTYVIIQKTGTEEEIFEFFDYIKPHEILEFVRSGRVAVSKSPQTLVDYLPEAEWEYYQ
- a CDS encoding nucleotidyltransferase; this translates as MGNIFNDDFQDFLKSFNECDVEYILVGGYSVILHGYSRTTGDMDIWVRKTKGNYQKIANAFEQFGMPLFDMTEENFLSNPAFDVFTFGRVPVSIDLITKLKGLEFDKAYQNAADYVVEGLKIRLIHYKDLIKAKKAAGRPRDINDIENLENSSD
- the ilvB gene encoding biosynthetic-type acetolactate synthase large subunit, whose amino-acid sequence is MGFNENQTATIQAAEPVVSVAKPELINGSHAVIQSLIAEGVKTIFGYPGGAIMPVYDAIYDYQDQIDHILVRHEQGAAHAAEGFARISGEVGVCLVTSGPGATNLVTGIADAIIDSTPMVCIIGQVASHLLGTDAFQETDVMGITIPITKWNYQITNADEIPEIIAKAFYIAKSGRPGPVLIDITKDAQQKLMTKPFVHKKTETLLSYHPRVAPKEEQLAAAAKLINQAKRPFLFVGHGVQISGAEQELIQFIEKTDIPAASTLLGLSSVSVDHPNYVGWLGMHGNYGTNVLTNQCDLIIAVGMRFDDRVTGDLSRYAKQAKVVHIEIDPAEIDKIVKADAPVVGDAKKALELLLPLVNENNHEAWKAEFKKYDAIEDEKITQPELAPTTEKIKMAEVIRTLSDKTKGEAVIVADVGQHQMMTARYYQFKKPSSFITSGGLGTMGYALPASFGAKVGAPDREVVAMIGDGCFQMTIQELGTIAQSGLPVKIIILNNNFLGMVRQWQQLFHQKRYSFVELQNPDFITIAKGFGINGHTCSKREDLHASLDTMLASDKPYLLEVIVEKEENVFPMVPTGACVADIRLE